In the genome of Oikeobacillus pervagus, the window AGGCAAGCCCAATGATTACAATATGATTTCCAAATAATACAACAGAAAGAATGGCAATTAATGCCCCGATGATATTTCCTTGTACTTGTTCAATGATGCTTAAATAAGATCGATATATCGTTGGCTGAACAGCAAAGACAGCCGCAATTCCAGCAAAAACCGGAGAGGGTAAATTTAGTAGTTGGGCAACAAATAAAGCAAGAATAATAGCTATTCCCGTTTTGAGAATGCGGGCACCAAGCTTCATAGGAGTTTTAATTCCTTTCTTATTTAAAATTTTCAAAAAATCATATACACGCATTTTGAAGAACTAAGATATCATACCATGCTTGTTTTATCAATAGATTTGATTTTCATTTTCGGAAAAAAGCCTCGCTAATCTTAATGATATTGTACTATACAATGGATATTGATTTATTGCAAGAAGTGAAGATACATTAAACTTTAAATCATCATACAAAGACTAATAACTTGGATTTGGATAGATGAATACGAGGTACATTATATGTAATGGCTGCAAGAAATTATACCAAAATAAAAAAGCGCCTATCTTGGCGCTTTTCACATCAAATGAAATGGAAATTATCCCTTTAATTGTTGAAAAGAATGATCCACTGCTTCGATGGTTTGTTCAATATCTTTTTCTGTATGAGCGATGGTGAGGAATAATGCTTCATATTTAGAAGGAGCAAGATTAATTCCTTGATGAAGCATCAGTTTGAAAAATTTCGCAAACATTTCACCATCTGTAGCTTCCGCCTGTTCGTAATTTTCCACTTTTTCGTCTGTGAAATAAATGGTTAATGCCCCTTTCAAACGATTGATCGTGATTGGGATGGAATATTTTTTGGCTGCGCTCATAATTCCTTCTTCTAACATAGCCCCAAGACGATCTAAATAATCATATGTTCCTTCTTTTTGCAATACTTCTAGGCAAGCAATACCGGCTAAAATAGAAGCAGGGTTTCCAGCCATTGTTCCGGCTTGATATGCTGGACCAAGTGGAGCGACAGTTTCCATAATGTCGACTCGGCCACCATAAGCCCCGATTGGAAGCCCACCGCCAATAATTTTACCCATGGCCGTTAAATCAGGGGTAATGCCTAATAAATCTTGGGCCCCGCCATACATAAAACGGAATGCTGTGATGACCTCGTCAAAGATTAATAGTGCTCCCGCTTCATGTGTCAACTCTTTGATTGTTTCTAGAAATCCTTCTTTCGGTTCAACAATCCCAAAGTTTCCGACGATCGGTTCAACTAAAACGCCAGCAATTTCATCTCCCCACTTATTCAAGGCTTCTTTAAATGGTTCAACCTCATTAAATGGGACTGTAATCACCTCTTGGGCAATGCTTTTAGGAACTCCTGCTGAATCCGGCGTTCCTAGAGTAGAGGGACCAGATCCTGCTGCAACTAATACTAAATCAGAATGACCATGATAGCATCCAGCGAATTTAATGATTTTATCTCTTCCTGTAAAAGCACGAGCAACTCGAATAGTCGTCATGACTGCTTCTGTCCCACTATTTACAAAACGTA includes:
- a CDS encoding glutamate-1-semialdehyde 2,1-aminomutase; protein product: MNFSNSERIHKEALQHIVGGVNSPSRSYKAVGGGAPVAMERAQGAYFWDVDGNRYIDYLAAYGPIITGHAHPHITKAIQKAAENGVLYGTATPFEVTFAKMLKEAMPGLEKVRFVNSGTEAVMTTIRVARAFTGRDKIIKFAGCYHGHSDLVLVAAGSGPSTLGTPDSAGVPKSIAQEVITVPFNEVEPFKEALNKWGDEIAGVLVEPIVGNFGIVEPKEGFLETIKELTHEAGALLIFDEVITAFRFMYGGAQDLLGITPDLTAMGKIIGGGLPIGAYGGRVDIMETVAPLGPAYQAGTMAGNPASILAGIACLEVLQKEGTYDYLDRLGAMLEEGIMSAAKKYSIPITINRLKGALTIYFTDEKVENYEQAEATDGEMFAKFFKLMLHQGINLAPSKYEALFLTIAHTEKDIEQTIEAVDHSFQQLKG